One stretch of Flavobacteriales bacterium DNA includes these proteins:
- the eno gene encoding phosphopyruvate hydratase (catalyzes the formation of phosphoenolpyruvate from 2-phospho-D-glycerate in glycolysis) has protein sequence AKGIEQGAANSILIKVNQIGTLTETIDAVNLGRIYGYTSVMSHRSGETEDTIIADLAVALNTGQIKTGSLSRSDRVAKYNQLLRIEEQLGQLAYYPGKNFR, from the coding sequence GGCCAAGGGGATCGAACAAGGAGCTGCCAATTCCATTTTGATCAAGGTCAATCAGATAGGGACCTTGACAGAGACCATCGATGCCGTGAATCTGGGTCGTATATACGGCTACACCTCGGTGATGAGCCACCGATCTGGAGAGACAGAAGACACCATCATCGCTGATCTGGCAGTGGCCTTGAATACAGGTCAGATCAAGACCGGTTCATTGAGTCGATCGGACCGTGTCGCTAAGTACAACCAACTTCTACGCATCGAAGAACAGCTGGGTCAGTTGGCCTATTATCCGGGAAAGAACTTCAGATAA
- a CDS encoding TrmH family RNA methyltransferase has product MPRRVKVILDNVRSHHNVGSVFRTADAFGMDEIILVGITPRPPHRDIHKTALGATESVAWRHFESSSEILEELRDAGFKIVSIEQHGSAIELPEAGSIGSDTLAIVLGNEVQGVSNDWLENSDEIWEIEQKGIKKSLNVSVCAGIVMHHLSHS; this is encoded by the coding sequence ATGCCCAGAAGAGTCAAAGTGATTCTAGATAATGTAAGGAGCCATCACAATGTAGGATCGGTGTTCCGTACAGCCGATGCTTTTGGTATGGATGAGATCATCCTGGTAGGAATCACTCCACGGCCCCCTCACAGGGATATCCATAAGACGGCCCTCGGTGCGACAGAAAGTGTGGCTTGGCGACATTTCGAATCATCTTCTGAAATTCTCGAAGAGCTTCGGGATGCTGGATTCAAAATCGTTTCGATCGAGCAGCATGGTAGTGCTATCGAGCTCCCAGAAGCAGGATCGATAGGGTCTGACACTCTGGCTATCGTACTTGGAAATGAGGTGCAAGGAGTCTCGAATGACTGGCTCGAGAATTCAGATGAAATTTGGGAGATCGAGCAGAAGGGCATCAAGAAGTCGCTGAATGTGAGCGTCTGCGCTGGGATTGTCATGCATCATCTATCGCATTCTTGA
- the mutS gene encoding DNA mismatch repair protein MutS, whose amino-acid sequence MELDSKKQTKKGKAVKETPLMKQYNSIKAKHPDALLLFRVGDFYETFGEDAVRAAEILGIVLTKRKNGAAAFVDLAGFPHHSLDTYLPKLVRAGLRVAICDQLELPSATKKIVKRGVTELVTPGVAFNDEVLDRRKNNFLAGIFPDQGNYGIALLDITTGEFLIAEGDHSYAHKILQGFGPSEVLISKSERTLQDELSEEYHTYALDDWVFDEETSRERILRHFGTTSLKGFGVEEMHTGVTAAGALMHYLGETQNDRLEHITSISRIASEEYVWLDRFTVRNLELFDSNHAGGRSLLDVMDHTVTPMGGRLLKRWMLLPLLDIKRISERQDVVQFLSQDASIAEHLSGIIKPIGDLERMISKAVVQKINPRELNQFRRALEIMPEVQQFLSDSGQERLQILADQINPCHTLLKRIQDQLDEDAPVVFGKGKVIKDGVNAELDEYRQIAYSGKDQLIALQENESEKTGIPSLKIGYNNVFGYYLEVRNTHKDKVPEEWIRKQTLTQAERYITPELKEYEEKILNAESRIGALEQELYTELVRSVSDQIKPIQHNAFVIAQLDCLLCFAKLALKNSYIRPVVDESTSLDIQGGRHPVIEMNLPLGEAYVENDVYLDTEEQQIIIITGPNMSGKSALLRQTALIVLLAQMGSFVPAEAATIGLVDKIFTRVGASDNISSGESTFMVEMNETASILNNLSSRSLVLLDEIGRGTSTYDGISIAWAISEFIHEHPLAKAKTLFATHYHELNQMSEEFSRIKNYNVSVKEVDNKVLFLRKLIPGGSAHSFGIHVARMAGMPALVLQRANQVLSFLEKSHTKEKNTQELTAAQQDMQLSFFQLDDPILEQIREDIRDIDINTLTPVEALMKLNEIKKVIGGQ is encoded by the coding sequence ATGGAGTTAGATTCTAAGAAGCAGACCAAGAAGGGCAAAGCGGTCAAAGAGACCCCTTTGATGAAGCAGTATAATAGCATCAAGGCCAAACATCCGGATGCCCTATTGCTATTTCGTGTGGGTGATTTCTATGAGACCTTCGGTGAGGATGCGGTGCGTGCGGCAGAGATCCTGGGTATAGTCCTGACCAAAAGGAAGAATGGTGCAGCCGCCTTTGTCGATCTGGCCGGATTCCCCCATCACTCCCTTGATACGTACTTGCCCAAACTGGTCAGGGCCGGTCTTCGTGTAGCCATCTGTGATCAATTGGAACTCCCATCTGCCACGAAGAAGATCGTGAAACGCGGAGTCACCGAATTGGTCACTCCTGGGGTAGCCTTCAACGATGAGGTCCTCGATAGGCGGAAGAACAACTTCCTAGCAGGCATATTCCCAGATCAAGGCAATTATGGAATCGCTCTTCTGGATATCACAACGGGTGAATTCTTGATCGCAGAAGGAGATCATTCCTATGCGCATAAGATCCTTCAAGGTTTCGGTCCGAGCGAGGTGCTCATTTCGAAGTCAGAAAGAACCCTTCAGGATGAATTATCCGAAGAATACCACACCTATGCTCTGGATGATTGGGTATTCGATGAAGAGACCTCTCGCGAGCGCATTTTAAGACATTTTGGGACCACCTCACTCAAGGGTTTCGGTGTAGAGGAGATGCATACAGGAGTTACTGCTGCTGGGGCTTTGATGCATTATCTGGGGGAGACACAGAATGACCGCTTGGAGCATATCACCTCCATTTCACGTATCGCATCTGAAGAATACGTCTGGCTGGACCGATTCACTGTACGGAACCTAGAACTTTTCGACTCCAACCATGCAGGAGGTCGCTCATTGCTGGATGTCATGGATCATACCGTGACGCCTATGGGAGGGCGCCTTCTGAAACGATGGATGCTTCTTCCACTTCTGGATATCAAGCGGATCTCAGAACGTCAGGATGTCGTGCAATTCCTATCTCAGGATGCATCGATCGCAGAGCATCTCAGCGGTATCATCAAGCCCATCGGTGATCTTGAACGGATGATATCCAAGGCGGTGGTACAGAAGATCAATCCAAGAGAATTGAACCAGTTCCGCAGGGCGCTCGAGATCATGCCGGAGGTCCAGCAGTTCTTATCTGATAGTGGCCAAGAAAGACTTCAGATACTGGCCGATCAGATCAATCCTTGTCATACACTTCTCAAGCGCATCCAAGACCAATTGGATGAAGATGCACCGGTGGTATTCGGAAAAGGCAAAGTGATCAAGGATGGTGTCAATGCTGAGCTGGATGAGTATAGACAGATCGCCTATTCAGGGAAGGACCAATTGATAGCCTTACAGGAGAACGAATCTGAGAAGACCGGAATCCCTTCACTCAAGATCGGATACAACAACGTTTTCGGGTATTATCTCGAAGTGCGGAATACCCATAAGGATAAGGTACCCGAGGAGTGGATCCGCAAGCAGACATTGACCCAGGCTGAGAGATACATCACTCCTGAATTGAAGGAGTATGAAGAGAAGATCCTGAATGCCGAGTCGCGCATCGGAGCGCTCGAGCAGGAACTCTACACCGAACTTGTACGCTCGGTGAGCGACCAGATCAAACCTATCCAGCACAATGCATTTGTTATCGCTCAGCTCGATTGCCTGCTCTGTTTTGCCAAACTGGCACTGAAGAACAGCTACATACGACCTGTAGTGGACGAGTCTACTTCCTTGGATATCCAAGGAGGACGACACCCGGTGATCGAGATGAATCTTCCACTTGGTGAAGCCTATGTGGAGAACGATGTCTATCTCGATACGGAAGAGCAGCAGATCATCATCATCACCGGACCCAATATGTCGGGTAAATCTGCGCTCTTGCGGCAAACGGCCTTGATCGTGCTTCTCGCTCAGATGGGTTCATTCGTCCCGGCCGAAGCAGCTACTATCGGCCTGGTGGACAAGATATTCACCCGTGTGGGTGCTTCTGACAACATCTCTTCAGGTGAATCCACATTCATGGTAGAGATGAATGAGACGGCCAGTATCCTCAATAATCTCTCATCGCGCAGTTTGGTGTTGTTGGATGAGATAGGAAGGGGGACAAGTACCTATGATGGGATCAGTATTGCTTGGGCGATCTCCGAATTCATTCATGAGCATCCCTTGGCCAAGGCCAAGACTCTCTTTGCTACGCACTATCACGAGCTCAATCAAATGAGCGAGGAGTTCTCTCGGATAAAGAACTACAACGTCTCTGTAAAAGAGGTGGATAATAAGGTCCTCTTCTTACGCAAGCTCATCCCGGGCGGAAGTGCGCATAGTTTTGGAATCCATGTGGCCCGGATGGCCGGGATGCCAGCCCTCGTTCTTCAACGGGCAAACCAGGTGCTTTCTTTTCTTGAAAAAAGCCACACCAAGGAGAAGAACACGCAAGAACTCACTGCAGCTCAGCAGGACATGCAATTGAGTTTCTTCCAGCTGGATGATCCTATTCTCGAACAGATACGAGAAGACATCCGGGATATCGATATCAATACCCTCACTCCGGTAGAAGCTTTGATGAAGCTCAATGAGATCAAGAAAGTGATCGGTGGTCAATAA